The Nocardioides marmorisolisilvae genomic interval ACAGCATGGACCTCACCTGCCGCTGTGCGTGGACAGTGCACATGCGGATGCGCTCGCGGTCCGCATCGCCGAGCGGCTTGGTGACGCCCTGATCCTGCCGACTATCAGGGTCGGCTACTCCCCCCATCATCTCGGCTTCCCGGGCACCATGACGGTCAGCGCATCCACGTTGGAAGCCCTCTGCCTGGACTATTGCAGCTCGCTCGAAACGCACGGGTTCGAACGTGTGGTCTTGTTCTCCGCTCACGTCGGCAACTACCCGGTCATGCGCGACTTCGCACCGCGCCTGGCCGCAACCCTCGGACCGCGCCTGCAGATAATCGTCTATACCGACAGTGCAGCGATCCTCCGAGCATGGCGCGAGGCTGCCCAGGCAATCGCTGGGCTCGGAGAGCACGTGGGCGGCCATGCCGACATTGCGGAGACGTCGGTGATGCTCGAACTCCATCCCAGCGTCGTGCGCCGGGACCGTGCTGCCGCGGGGTACCGAGGTGAGGTGAACGACCAGTTCCTTCGCCGATGCTTCGAAGAGGGCATCCACACAGTGGCGCCCAACGGGGTCTTGGGCGATCC includes:
- a CDS encoding creatininase family protein, coding for MSEFHERRIEELTSAEIHGAISAGARTAILPLGATEQHGPHLPLCVDSAHADALAVRIAERLGDALILPTIRVGYSPHHLGFPGTMTVSASTLEALCLDYCSSLETHGFERVVLFSAHVGNYPVMRDFAPRLAATLGPRLQIIVYTDSAAILRAWREAAQAIAGLGEHVGGHADIAETSVMLELHPSVVRRDRAAAGYRGEVNDQFLRRCFEEGIHTVAPNGVLGDPEGMSKEIGRAALDAVTDLIVAYARSREA